A section of the Burkholderia mallei ATCC 23344 genome encodes:
- a CDS encoding peroxiredoxin, which translates to MIQVGDTLPDAQLFEYLDDARAGCTLGPNAFGVREQTAGKRVVIFGLPGAFTPTCSAQHVPGYVAHAEPLRSAGIDEIWCVAVNDAFVMGAWGRDLHTAGKVRMMADGSAAFTHALGLTQDLSARGMGIRSRRYAMVVDDGVVKTLFVEAPGKFEVSDAASVLAGLTR; encoded by the coding sequence ATGATTCAAGTGGGCGACACGCTGCCCGACGCGCAGCTCTTCGAGTACCTCGACGATGCGCGCGCGGGCTGCACGCTGGGGCCGAACGCCTTTGGCGTGCGCGAGCAGACGGCGGGAAAGCGCGTGGTGATCTTCGGATTGCCGGGCGCGTTCACGCCGACTTGCTCGGCGCAGCATGTGCCGGGCTACGTCGCGCATGCCGAGCCGTTGCGCTCGGCGGGCATCGACGAGATCTGGTGCGTTGCCGTCAACGACGCATTCGTGATGGGCGCTTGGGGACGCGATCTGCACACCGCGGGCAAGGTGCGCATGATGGCGGACGGCAGCGCGGCTTTCACTCATGCGCTGGGACTGACGCAGGACCTGTCCGCGCGTGGCATGGGGATTCGCTCCCGACGCTACGCGATGGTGGTCGACGACGGCGTGGTCAAGACGCTGTTCGTCGAAGCGCCGGGCAAGTTCGAAGTGAGCGATGCGGCCAGCGTGCTGGCCGGTTTGACGCGCTGA
- the murC gene encoding UDP-N-acetylmuramate--L-alanine ligase has protein sequence MKHIVKHIHFVGIGGAGMSGIAEVLVNLGYQVSGSDLARNAVTERLEALGARVSIGHDAANIEGANAVVVSTAVRSDNPEVLAARRLRVPIVPRAVMLAELMRLKQGIAIAGTHGKTTTTSLVASVLAAGGLDPTFVIGGRLTSAGANARLGMGDFIVAEADESDASFLNLYPVIEVITNIDADHMDTYGHDFARLKQAFIEFTQRLPFYGSAVVCIDDANVRQIVPLISKPVVRYGFAADAQVRAENVEARDGRMHFTVRREGREPLPVVLNLPGLHNVQNALAAIAIATDLDVADAAIQQALAEFNGVGRRFQRYGEIAAAGGGAYTLIDDYGHHPVEMAATIAAARGAFPGRRLVLAFQPHRYTRTRDCFDDFVNVLSTVDALVLTEVYAAGEAPISTANGDALSRALRAAGKVEPVFVATVDEVPDALAKLARDGDVVITMGAGSIGGVPGKLAQDTQQKG, from the coding sequence ATGAAACACATCGTCAAACACATTCACTTCGTCGGGATCGGCGGCGCGGGCATGAGCGGCATCGCCGAAGTGCTCGTGAACCTGGGCTACCAGGTGAGCGGCTCCGATCTCGCGCGCAACGCGGTGACCGAGCGCCTCGAGGCGCTCGGCGCGCGCGTGTCGATCGGCCACGATGCGGCGAACATCGAAGGCGCGAACGCGGTCGTCGTGTCGACCGCGGTGCGCTCGGACAACCCGGAAGTGCTCGCCGCGCGCCGCCTGCGCGTGCCGATCGTGCCGCGCGCGGTGATGCTCGCGGAGCTGATGCGCCTGAAGCAGGGGATCGCGATCGCCGGCACGCACGGCAAGACGACGACGACGAGCCTCGTCGCGAGCGTGCTCGCCGCGGGCGGGCTCGATCCGACGTTCGTGATCGGCGGGCGTCTCACGAGCGCCGGCGCGAACGCGCGGCTCGGCATGGGCGACTTCATCGTCGCGGAAGCCGACGAGTCGGACGCGTCATTCCTGAACCTGTATCCGGTGATCGAGGTCATCACGAACATCGACGCCGATCACATGGATACCTACGGCCACGACTTCGCGCGGCTCAAGCAGGCGTTCATCGAATTCACGCAGCGGCTGCCGTTCTACGGCAGCGCGGTCGTGTGCATCGACGACGCGAACGTGCGGCAGATCGTGCCGCTGATCTCGAAGCCCGTCGTGCGCTACGGCTTCGCGGCGGATGCGCAGGTGCGCGCGGAGAACGTCGAGGCGCGCGACGGCCGGATGCACTTCACGGTGCGGCGCGAGGGGCGCGAGCCGCTGCCTGTCGTCCTGAACCTGCCCGGCCTGCACAACGTGCAGAACGCGCTCGCGGCGATCGCGATCGCGACCGATCTCGATGTGGCCGACGCGGCGATCCAGCAGGCGCTCGCGGAATTCAACGGCGTCGGCCGGCGCTTCCAGCGCTACGGCGAGATCGCGGCGGCGGGCGGCGGCGCGTATACGCTGATCGACGACTACGGCCACCATCCGGTCGAGATGGCGGCGACGATCGCGGCGGCGCGCGGCGCGTTCCCGGGCCGCCGGCTCGTGCTCGCGTTCCAGCCGCATCGCTACACGCGCACGCGCGACTGCTTCGACGACTTCGTCAACGTGCTGTCGACGGTCGACGCGCTCGTGCTGACCGAGGTGTACGCGGCGGGCGAGGCGCCGATTTCGACCGCGAACGGCGACGCGCTGTCGCGCGCGCTGCGCGCGGCGGGCAAGGTCGAGCCGGTATTCGTCGCGACGGTCGACGAGGTGCCGGACGCGCTCGCGAAGCTCGCGCGCGACGGCGACGTGGTGATCACGATGGGCGCGGGCTCGATCGGCGGCGTGCCGGGCAAGCTCGCGCAGGACACGCAACAGAAGGGATGA
- the ftsA gene encoding cell division protein FtsA, with protein MSKDYKDLLVALDIGTSKVVAVVAELKGEGHYEVIGLGQSESKGLKKGVVVNIEATVQSIQRALEEAELMADCKITNVFTGIAGSHIRSFNSSGMVAIKEKEVTQTDVARVIETAKAINIPTDQQVLHILTQEFIIDGQEDVREPIGMSGIRLEVKVHIVTGAVSAAQNIVKCVRRCGLEVNDLILQPLASSLAVLTEDEKDLGVVLVDIGGGTTDIAIFAEGAIRHTAVIPIAGDQITSDIAMALRTPTPDAEDIKVGYGIAKQALADPDEMVEVPGLGERGPRTLSRQALAAVIEPRVEELFSLVQQVVRESGYEELLSSGVVLTGGAAMMPGMVELGEDIFLKPVRIGAPEYAGGLSDVVRNPRYSTAMGLLVEGSAQRMRGRKVAVQSGSAGQIFSRMKEWFLSNF; from the coding sequence ATGAGCAAAGACTACAAGGATCTGCTGGTTGCCCTCGACATCGGCACGTCGAAGGTGGTGGCCGTCGTCGCCGAGCTGAAGGGCGAGGGCCACTACGAGGTCATCGGCCTCGGCCAGAGCGAGTCGAAGGGGCTGAAGAAGGGCGTCGTGGTGAACATCGAGGCCACCGTCCAATCGATTCAGCGCGCGCTCGAGGAAGCCGAGCTGATGGCCGACTGCAAGATCACCAACGTCTTCACCGGTATCGCCGGCAGCCACATCCGCAGTTTCAACTCGAGCGGGATGGTCGCGATCAAGGAAAAGGAAGTCACGCAGACCGACGTCGCGCGCGTGATCGAGACCGCGAAGGCGATCAACATTCCGACCGACCAGCAGGTGCTGCACATCCTCACGCAGGAATTCATCATCGACGGCCAGGAGGACGTGCGCGAGCCGATCGGCATGAGCGGCATCCGCCTCGAGGTGAAGGTGCACATCGTGACGGGTGCGGTGAGCGCCGCGCAGAACATCGTCAAGTGCGTGCGCCGCTGCGGGCTCGAAGTGAACGACCTGATCCTGCAGCCGCTCGCGTCGTCGCTCGCGGTGCTGACGGAAGACGAAAAAGACCTGGGCGTGGTGCTTGTCGACATCGGCGGCGGCACGACCGACATCGCGATCTTCGCCGAGGGCGCGATTCGCCACACGGCGGTGATTCCGATCGCGGGCGACCAGATCACGAGCGACATCGCGATGGCGCTGCGCACGCCGACGCCCGACGCGGAGGACATCAAGGTCGGCTACGGGATCGCGAAGCAGGCGCTCGCCGATCCGGACGAGATGGTCGAAGTGCCGGGCCTGGGCGAGCGCGGTCCGCGCACGCTGTCGCGGCAGGCGCTCGCGGCCGTCATCGAGCCGCGCGTCGAGGAGCTGTTCTCGCTCGTGCAGCAGGTCGTGCGCGAGTCCGGTTACGAAGAGTTACTCAGTTCCGGTGTCGTGCTCACGGGCGGCGCTGCGATGATGCCCGGCATGGTCGAGCTGGGCGAAGACATTTTTCTGAAGCCGGTGCGCATCGGCGCGCCGGAATATGCGGGCGGGCTCTCGGACGTCGTGCGCAATCCGCGCTATTCGACGGCGATGGGGCTGCTCGTCGAGGGCAGCGCTCAACGGATGCGCGGCCGCAAGGTCGCCGTGCAATCCGGCTCCGCGGGGCAGATCTTCTCGCGGATGAAGGAGTGGTTCCTCAGCAATTTCTGA
- a CDS encoding cell division protein FtsQ/DivIB, translating to MWNNVRQLNLAASALYALLLLVLAAAGCYWLIQRPAFALREIRIDGDTEHINAPTVRAGVVGRLKGNFFTVDLDLARVAFEQMPWVRHASVRRVWPNALAVTLEEYKPLGTWGNDQLVSVDGELFTANQGELDAELPSFDGPEGSAKEVVARYRDFAKWFAPIHATPEEVTLSPRYAWTVKLSNGMQVELGRERNSDTLPDRIQRLVAAWPSVTQRWGGDIEYADLCYPNGFAIRAAGMRFLTDTDKGKK from the coding sequence ATGTGGAATAACGTTCGCCAACTCAACCTTGCCGCCAGCGCGTTGTACGCGCTGTTGCTGCTCGTGTTGGCGGCGGCCGGCTGCTACTGGCTGATCCAGCGCCCGGCGTTCGCGCTGCGGGAAATCCGCATCGACGGGGACACCGAGCACATCAACGCGCCGACCGTGCGCGCGGGCGTCGTCGGGCGGCTGAAGGGCAACTTCTTCACCGTCGATCTCGACCTCGCGCGCGTCGCGTTCGAGCAGATGCCGTGGGTGCGCCACGCGAGCGTGCGCCGGGTGTGGCCGAACGCGCTCGCCGTGACGCTCGAAGAGTACAAGCCGCTCGGCACGTGGGGCAACGATCAGCTCGTGAGCGTCGACGGCGAGCTCTTCACCGCGAACCAGGGCGAGCTCGATGCGGAGCTGCCGTCGTTCGACGGCCCGGAGGGCAGCGCGAAGGAGGTCGTCGCGCGCTATCGCGACTTCGCGAAATGGTTTGCGCCGATCCACGCGACGCCTGAGGAGGTGACGCTGTCGCCGCGCTACGCGTGGACGGTGAAGCTGTCGAACGGCATGCAGGTCGAGCTCGGCCGCGAGCGCAACAGCGACACGCTGCCCGACCGGATCCAGCGCCTCGTCGCCGCATGGCCGTCGGTCACGCAGCGCTGGGGCGGCGACATCGAGTACGCGGATCTTTGCTATCCGAACGGATTCGCGATTCGCGCGGCGGGCATGCGGTTCCTGACCGATACCGACAAGGGCAAGAAGTAA
- a CDS encoding D-alanine--D-alanine ligase yields MSGIDPKRFGKVAVLLGGDSAEREVSLNSGRLVLQGLRDAGIDAHPFDPAQRPLAALKDEGFVRAFNALHGGYGENGQIQGALDFYGIRYTGSGVLGSALGLDKFRTKLVWQQTGIPTPPFETVMRGDDYAARAQDIVAKLGVPLFVKPASEGSSVAVEKVKSADALPAALEEAAKHDKIVIVEKSIEGGGEYTACIAADLDLPLIRIVPAGEFYDYHAKYIANDTQYLIPCGLDAAKEAEFKRIARRAFDVLGCTDWGRADFMLDAAGNPYFLEVNTAPGMTDHSLPPKAARAVGIGYSELVVKVLSLTLD; encoded by the coding sequence ATGAGCGGGATCGATCCGAAACGTTTCGGCAAGGTGGCGGTGCTGCTCGGCGGGGATTCCGCCGAGCGCGAGGTATCGCTGAACTCTGGCCGGCTGGTGCTGCAGGGCCTGCGCGACGCGGGCATCGACGCGCATCCGTTCGATCCGGCGCAGCGGCCGCTCGCGGCGCTCAAGGACGAAGGCTTCGTGCGCGCGTTCAACGCGCTGCACGGCGGCTACGGCGAGAACGGCCAGATCCAGGGCGCGCTCGATTTCTACGGCATCCGCTACACGGGCAGCGGCGTGCTCGGCTCGGCGCTCGGGCTCGACAAGTTCCGCACGAAGCTCGTCTGGCAGCAGACGGGCATTCCGACGCCGCCGTTCGAGACGGTGATGCGCGGCGACGATTATGCGGCGCGCGCGCAGGACATCGTCGCGAAGCTCGGCGTGCCGCTTTTCGTGAAGCCGGCGAGCGAGGGCTCGAGCGTCGCGGTCGAGAAGGTGAAAAGCGCCGATGCGTTGCCCGCCGCACTGGAAGAAGCGGCGAAGCACGACAAGATCGTGATCGTCGAGAAGAGCATCGAAGGCGGCGGCGAATACACCGCGTGCATCGCCGCGGATCTCGATCTGCCGCTCATCAGGATCGTGCCCGCGGGCGAGTTCTACGACTATCACGCGAAGTACATCGCGAACGACACGCAATACCTGATTCCGTGCGGCCTCGACGCGGCAAAGGAAGCCGAGTTCAAGCGCATCGCGCGCCGCGCGTTCGACGTGCTCGGCTGCACGGACTGGGGCCGCGCGGATTTCATGCTCGACGCCGCGGGCAACCCGTATTTCCTCGAAGTGAACACCGCGCCGGGGATGACCGATCACTCGCTGCCGCCGAAGGCGGCGCGCGCGGTGGGCATCGGCTATTCGGAGCTGGTGGTGAAAGTGCTGTCGCTCACGCTCGATTGA
- the ftsZ gene encoding cell division protein FtsZ: MEFEMLETETNGTIIKVIGVGGAGGNAVQHMINKGVQGVDFVVMNTDAQALSRSRAPSVIQLGNTGLGAGAKPEMGRAAAEEARERIADALRGAHMVFITAGMGGGTGTGAAPVVAQIAKEMGILTVGVVSKPFEFEGGKRMRVAEAGSQQLEDHVDSLIVVLNDKLFEVMGDDAEMDKCFQCADDVLNNAVAGIAEIINVDGLVNVDFEDVKTVMGEQGKAMMGTATVAGVDRARLAAEQAVASPLLEGVDLSGARGVLVNITSSRSLRLSETREVMNTIKSYAADDATVIFGAVYDDAMGDALRVTVVATGLGRAAKKQQSAPMTLLRTGTDNQPISAAPQGYAASHHVSTGDYGAFDTPAVWRNSRETAASHVQALQEKGVDTYDIPAFLRKQAD; encoded by the coding sequence ATGGAATTCGAAATGCTGGAAACCGAAACCAACGGCACGATCATCAAGGTGATCGGCGTTGGCGGTGCAGGTGGCAACGCGGTGCAGCACATGATCAACAAGGGCGTGCAGGGCGTCGATTTCGTCGTGATGAACACCGACGCGCAGGCGCTGTCGCGCTCGCGCGCGCCGTCCGTGATCCAGCTCGGCAACACCGGCCTCGGCGCCGGCGCGAAGCCGGAGATGGGCCGTGCGGCAGCCGAGGAAGCGCGCGAGCGGATCGCCGACGCGCTGCGCGGCGCGCACATGGTGTTCATCACGGCCGGCATGGGCGGCGGCACGGGCACGGGTGCCGCGCCTGTCGTCGCGCAGATCGCCAAGGAGATGGGCATTCTGACCGTCGGCGTCGTGAGCAAGCCGTTCGAGTTCGAGGGCGGCAAGCGGATGCGCGTCGCGGAAGCGGGCTCGCAGCAACTGGAGGATCACGTCGATTCGCTGATCGTCGTCCTGAACGACAAGCTGTTCGAGGTGATGGGCGACGACGCCGAGATGGACAAGTGCTTCCAGTGCGCTGACGACGTGCTCAACAACGCGGTGGCGGGCATCGCCGAGATCATCAACGTCGACGGCCTCGTGAACGTCGACTTCGAAGACGTGAAGACGGTGATGGGCGAGCAGGGCAAGGCGATGATGGGCACGGCGACGGTCGCCGGCGTCGATCGCGCGCGCCTGGCTGCCGAGCAGGCGGTCGCGAGTCCGCTGCTCGAGGGCGTCGATCTGTCGGGCGCGCGCGGCGTGCTCGTCAACATCACGTCGAGCCGCTCGCTGCGCCTGTCGGAAACGCGCGAAGTGATGAACACGATCAAGAGCTATGCGGCCGACGACGCGACCGTGATCTTCGGCGCCGTGTACGACGACGCGATGGGCGATGCGCTGCGCGTCACCGTTGTCGCGACGGGCCTCGGCCGTGCGGCGAAGAAGCAGCAGTCCGCGCCGATGACGCTGCTGCGCACCGGCACGGACAACCAGCCGATCAGCGCGGCGCCGCAGGGCTACGCGGCTTCGCATCACGTGAGCACGGGCGACTACGGCGCGTTCGATACGCCGGCCGTGTGGCGCAATTCGCGCGAGACGGCGGCGTCGCACGTGCAGGCGCTGCAGGAGAAGGGTGTCGACACGTACGACATTCCGGCATTCCTGCGCAAGCAGGCCGACTGA
- the lpxC gene encoding UDP-3-O-acyl-N-acetylglucosamine deacetylase, whose amino-acid sequence MLKQRTIKSIVKTVGIGVHSGRKVELTLRPAAPDTGIVFSRVDLPTPVDIPASALSIGDTRLASVLQKDGVRVSTVEHLMSACAGLGIDNLYVDVTAEEIPIMDGSAATFVFLIQSAGIEEQNAAKKFIKVTKPVEIRDGDKFARLDPYFGFKLKFTIDFRHPAVDKTGQELEVDFANTSYVREIARARTFGFAHEVEMMRELGLARGGSMDNAIVLDEYRILNNDGLRYDDEFVKHKMLDAIGDLYVIGHPLLASYTAYKSGHGLNNALLRELLAHEQAYEIVTFDDPKTAPTGFGFDAQTAFA is encoded by the coding sequence ATGTTGAAGCAGCGCACCATCAAATCGATCGTCAAGACCGTCGGCATCGGCGTGCATTCGGGCCGCAAGGTCGAACTGACGCTTCGCCCCGCGGCGCCCGATACGGGCATCGTGTTCTCGCGCGTCGATCTGCCGACGCCCGTCGACATTCCCGCTTCGGCGCTGTCGATCGGCGACACGCGGCTCGCGTCCGTGCTGCAGAAGGACGGCGTGCGCGTGTCGACGGTCGAGCACCTGATGTCGGCGTGCGCGGGCCTCGGCATCGACAACCTCTACGTCGACGTGACGGCCGAGGAAATTCCGATCATGGACGGCAGCGCGGCGACGTTCGTGTTTCTGATCCAGTCGGCCGGCATCGAAGAGCAGAACGCGGCGAAGAAGTTCATCAAGGTGACGAAGCCCGTCGAGATCCGCGACGGCGATAAATTCGCGCGTCTCGATCCGTACTTCGGTTTCAAGCTGAAGTTCACGATCGATTTCCGCCATCCGGCCGTCGACAAGACGGGCCAGGAGCTCGAGGTCGATTTCGCGAACACGTCGTACGTGCGCGAGATCGCGCGCGCGCGCACGTTCGGCTTCGCGCACGAGGTCGAGATGATGCGCGAGCTGGGGCTCGCGCGCGGCGGCAGCATGGACAACGCGATCGTGCTCGACGAGTACCGGATCCTCAACAACGACGGCCTTCGCTACGACGACGAGTTCGTCAAGCACAAGATGCTCGACGCGATCGGTGATCTGTACGTGATCGGCCACCCGCTGCTCGCGTCTTACACGGCGTACAAGTCGGGCCACGGGCTGAACAACGCGTTGCTGCGCGAATTGCTCGCGCATGAGCAAGCGTATGAGATCGTCACGTTCGACGATCCGAAGACGGCGCCGACGGGGTTCGGCTTCGACGCGCAGACGGCGTTCGCGTGA
- the secA gene encoding preprotein translocase subunit SecA, translated as MTTGFLQKIFGSRNQRLVKQYQKTVAAINALETQIETLTDDQLRGKTGEFRQRIAAGESLDKLLPEAFAVCREASRRVLKMRHFDVQMIGGMVLHYGKIAEMRTGEGKTLVATLAAYLNALAGRGVHVVTVNDYLAQRDAEWMGRLYNFLGLSVGINLSGMEHDQKQAAYAADITYGTNNEFGFDYLRDNMVYETDSRVQRPLNFAVVDEVDSILIDEARTPLIISGQAEDHTELYVRMNALPPLLERQIGEEKADGTGVEKPGDYTLDEKGRQVFLTESGHEKAERMLAEWGLIGDGESLYAPQNITLMHHVYAALRAHTLFHRDQHYVVQNDEVIIVDEFTGRLMPGRRWSDGLHQAVEAKEHVKIQSENQTLASITFQNYFRMYAKLSGMTGTADTEAYEFNEIYGLETVVIPTNRPPKRIDKQDQIYKTAKERYDAVIRDIRECHERGQPVLVGTTSIENSELLSHLLKQAGLPHEVLNAKQHAREAAIVAEAGRPKRITIATNMAGRGTDIVLGGNVEKQAAFIEADESIPADEKARRIQQLHDEWETLHEQVKTAGGLHIIGTERHESRRIDNQLRGRAGRQGDPGSSRFYLSLEDPLLRIFAGDRVRAIMDRLKMPEGEAIEAGIVTRSIESAQRKVEARNFDIRKQLLEYDDVSNDQRKVIYQQRNELLEAHDIAETIGAMRHGVISEVVRQFVPAGSIEEQWDLPELEETLRNDWQLDLAIQEMVNESSSINADEILDAVTTAADEHYEAKVALVGRESFSAFERSIMLQTLDRLWREHLAALDHLRQGIHLRGYAQKNPKQEYKREAFELFAAMLDAVKQEVTRIVMNVQIQSPEQLEEAAEQIEEQGGQLGNVEFQHADFAAAAAAATAGGAVVADATAEMVGHAMSHSGPAGEVPRVGRNDPCPCGSGKKYKHCHGKLN; from the coding sequence ATGACAACCGGTTTTCTTCAGAAAATTTTTGGCAGCCGCAATCAGCGGCTCGTCAAGCAATACCAAAAGACCGTCGCGGCGATCAATGCGCTTGAAACGCAGATCGAGACGCTGACGGACGACCAGTTGCGCGGCAAGACAGGGGAGTTCCGTCAGCGCATCGCGGCCGGCGAGTCGCTCGACAAGCTCCTGCCCGAGGCGTTCGCCGTGTGCCGCGAGGCGAGCCGCCGCGTGCTGAAGATGCGCCACTTCGACGTGCAGATGATCGGCGGGATGGTGCTGCATTACGGCAAGATCGCCGAAATGCGCACGGGCGAGGGCAAGACGCTCGTCGCGACGCTCGCCGCGTACCTGAACGCGCTCGCCGGCCGCGGCGTGCACGTCGTGACGGTCAACGATTACCTCGCGCAGCGCGACGCCGAGTGGATGGGCCGGCTCTACAACTTCCTCGGGCTTTCGGTCGGCATCAACCTCTCGGGGATGGAGCACGACCAGAAGCAGGCGGCGTACGCAGCCGACATCACGTACGGCACGAACAACGAATTCGGTTTCGACTACCTGCGCGACAACATGGTCTACGAGACCGATTCGCGCGTGCAGCGGCCGCTGAATTTCGCGGTGGTCGACGAAGTCGACTCGATCCTGATCGACGAAGCGCGCACGCCGCTCATCATCTCGGGCCAGGCTGAGGATCACACCGAGCTGTACGTGCGGATGAACGCGCTGCCGCCGCTGCTCGAGCGCCAGATCGGCGAGGAGAAGGCGGACGGCACGGGCGTCGAGAAGCCGGGCGACTACACGCTCGACGAGAAGGGCCGCCAGGTGTTCCTGACCGAGTCGGGCCATGAGAAGGCCGAGCGGATGCTCGCCGAATGGGGCTTGATCGGCGACGGCGAGAGCCTCTACGCGCCGCAGAACATCACGCTGATGCACCATGTGTACGCGGCGCTGCGCGCGCACACGCTGTTCCATCGCGATCAGCACTACGTCGTGCAGAACGACGAGGTGATCATCGTCGACGAATTCACGGGCCGCCTGATGCCGGGCCGCCGCTGGTCCGACGGCCTGCACCAGGCGGTCGAGGCGAAGGAGCACGTGAAGATCCAGAGCGAGAACCAGACGCTCGCGTCGATCACGTTCCAGAACTACTTCCGGATGTACGCGAAGCTCTCGGGCATGACGGGCACGGCGGACACCGAGGCGTACGAATTCAACGAGATCTACGGCCTCGAGACGGTCGTGATCCCGACCAACCGGCCGCCGAAGCGGATCGACAAGCAGGATCAGATCTACAAGACCGCGAAGGAGCGCTACGACGCGGTGATCCGCGACATCCGCGAGTGCCACGAGCGCGGCCAGCCCGTGCTCGTCGGCACGACGTCGATCGAGAACTCGGAGCTGCTGTCGCACCTGCTCAAGCAGGCGGGCCTGCCTCACGAGGTGCTGAACGCGAAGCAGCACGCGCGCGAAGCGGCGATCGTCGCCGAGGCGGGCCGGCCGAAGCGCATCACGATCGCGACGAACATGGCGGGCCGCGGCACCGATATCGTGCTCGGCGGCAACGTCGAGAAGCAGGCGGCGTTCATCGAGGCCGACGAATCGATTCCGGCCGACGAGAAGGCGCGCCGCATCCAGCAACTGCACGACGAGTGGGAAACGCTGCACGAGCAGGTGAAGACCGCGGGCGGCCTGCACATCATCGGCACCGAGCGCCACGAGTCGCGCCGGATCGACAATCAGTTGCGCGGCCGCGCGGGCCGTCAGGGCGATCCGGGCTCGTCGCGCTTCTACCTGTCGCTCGAGGATCCGCTGTTGCGCATCTTCGCGGGCGACCGCGTGCGCGCGATCATGGACCGCCTGAAGATGCCGGAGGGCGAGGCGATCGAAGCGGGCATCGTCACGCGTTCGATCGAGTCCGCGCAACGCAAGGTCGAAGCGCGCAACTTCGATATCCGCAAGCAGCTGCTCGAATACGACGACGTGTCGAACGATCAGCGCAAGGTGATCTACCAGCAGCGCAACGAGCTGCTCGAAGCGCACGACATCGCCGAAACGATCGGCGCGATGCGTCACGGCGTGATCTCGGAAGTCGTTCGCCAGTTCGTGCCGGCGGGCAGCATCGAGGAGCAGTGGGATCTGCCCGAGCTCGAAGAGACGCTGCGCAACGATTGGCAGCTGGACCTCGCGATCCAGGAAATGGTGAACGAGTCGTCGTCGATCAACGCGGACGAGATCCTCGACGCCGTCACGACGGCCGCCGACGAACACTATGAAGCGAAGGTCGCGCTGGTCGGCCGCGAATCGTTCAGCGCGTTCGAGCGCTCGATCATGCTGCAGACGCTCGACCGGCTGTGGCGCGAGCACCTCGCGGCGCTCGATCATCTGCGTCAGGGCATTCATCTGCGCGGCTATGCGCAGAAGAACCCGAAGCAGGAATACAAGCGCGAGGCGTTCGAACTGTTCGCGGCGATGCTCGATGCGGTGAAGCAGGAAGTCACGCGGATCGTGATGAACGTGCAGATCCAGTCGCCCGAGCAGCTCGAGGAGGCAGCCGAGCAGATCGAGGAGCAGGGCGGCCAGCTCGGCAACGTCGAGTTCCAGCACGCCGATTTCGCGGCGGCGGCGGCCGCGGCGACGGCGGGCGGCGCGGTGGTCGCGGATGCGACGGCCGAGATGGTTGGCCACGCGATGAGCCACAGCGGCCCGGCGGGCGAAGTGCCGCGAGTCGGCCGCAACGATCCGTGCCCGTGCGGCAGCGGCAAGAAGTACAAGCACTGTCACGGCAAGCTGAACTGA
- a CDS encoding DUF721 domain-containing protein, translating to MNRPPKQLFRPNDWSRPRAAADVLQRTDAFAALRAGVEQVAALKRDLVTLLPDYLANHVEPGFIKDGTLTLFAAHNALAARLRQVEPRLLSELQARGWAVATLKVRVRPQPAPEPPRVKQARMSTAGTDALRQLADTLEPSPLQTALARMAARHTKTPR from the coding sequence ATGAATCGACCGCCGAAGCAGCTATTTCGCCCTAACGACTGGTCGCGACCGCGCGCGGCCGCCGACGTCCTCCAGCGCACCGACGCGTTCGCCGCGCTGCGCGCGGGCGTCGAACAGGTCGCGGCGCTGAAGCGGGATCTGGTCACGCTGCTGCCCGACTACCTGGCGAACCATGTCGAGCCGGGCTTCATCAAGGACGGCACGCTCACGCTGTTCGCCGCGCACAACGCGCTCGCCGCCCGGCTGCGGCAGGTCGAGCCGCGGCTGCTGTCCGAGCTGCAGGCGCGCGGATGGGCGGTGGCCACGCTCAAAGTGCGCGTGCGCCCTCAGCCCGCGCCCGAGCCGCCGCGCGTGAAGCAGGCGCGGATGTCGACGGCCGGCACCGACGCGCTGCGCCAGCTCGCCGATACGCTCGAGCCGTCGCCGCTGCAAACCGCGCTTGCGCGCATGGCCGCGCGCCACACGAAAACGCCACGCTGA